A genomic window from Ruminiclostridium cellulolyticum H10 includes:
- a CDS encoding MtnX-like HAD-IB family phosphatase, with translation MKKFAFVSDFDGTLTDRDFYHIVMDKYLKDWAWNYYEEWKKTKKINVDFLNKIFGAMDRSEEEILQDILELPLDPYAINFIKMVENNGGDFFILSAGTSYYINKLLEHFKIKNVTVISMEGRYNNRGIEIMPDAKSEFYSEVWGIDKQKVILSLKEKYEKVYFAGDSEPDIGAAKAANCAFARYSLRECLEKEKVPYIAFKHFDEIAKYLVRQKILTKI, from the coding sequence ATGAAAAAATTTGCATTTGTATCTGATTTTGACGGAACATTAACTGACAGGGATTTTTATCATATTGTCATGGATAAATACTTAAAGGATTGGGCGTGGAATTATTATGAGGAATGGAAAAAAACTAAAAAAATAAATGTAGATTTTCTTAATAAAATATTCGGAGCAATGGATAGAAGCGAAGAGGAAATATTGCAGGACATTCTGGAGCTTCCTCTAGATCCTTACGCTATAAATTTTATTAAGATGGTGGAAAACAACGGGGGAGATTTTTTTATATTAAGTGCAGGAACATCGTATTATATCAATAAACTTCTTGAGCATTTCAAAATCAAAAATGTTACTGTTATTTCAATGGAAGGAAGGTATAACAATAGGGGAATTGAGATAATGCCTGATGCCAAAAGCGAATTTTATTCGGAAGTATGGGGCATAGATAAGCAAAAAGTAATCCTTTCACTAAAAGAAAAATATGAAAAGGTGTATTTTGCAGGTGACAGCGAGCCTGATATTGGGGCAGCAAAGGCAGCAAACTGTGCATTTGCAAGATACTCATTAAGGGAGTGCCTTGAAAAGGAAAAAGTCCCATATATAGCCTTTAAACATTTTGACGAGATAGCAAAGTATCTGGTCAGACAAAAAATACTTACGAAAATTTGA
- a CDS encoding cadherin-like beta sandwich domain-containing protein produces the protein MSNTALTGLVSASSYIAPFEAKRAVDGIIKPVNRWVGEVPCTLNFMPDKLYCVNRWVVNGMPSVGWDPQQYHLLTYYLQGSNDSSTWVTLDIVDNTNTGTISYSSDRTFVPTAAYRYYRVNVTRGLKCNPNIASISNFQLFSVDPTSPYLSSLTMNSGTLTPAFDKTTLSYTATVDYGVTSIIVTPTAETPTAYGQNAVIKVNGVVTNSGTGASVNLAVGVNTITIDVTSAVGYLTQRYTLTVTRLNSNKLTSLSVLNGTTVLPIVPAFVKNTYGYTVEVDNTVQSVMLNATCENPASTLTINGGAAVSGQPYGPITLQTTGDTTVNVIVTTATMAPQTYTVTIKRKEDLTLFSLSIKNGKTSLILQPNFSSTQYQYSTSVSGTTSLSIIPTASNTNGVNITVNGNPVASGSSYTAANLKIGANTINIDVISKNTGNKNTYICNITIS, from the coding sequence ATGAGTAATACCGCCTTAACCGGCCTTGTTTCAGCATCCAGTTACATAGCTCCTTTTGAGGCCAAAAGGGCAGTTGACGGGATAATCAAGCCTGTCAACAGATGGGTTGGAGAAGTTCCTTGTACACTTAATTTTATGCCAGACAAATTGTATTGTGTAAATCGATGGGTTGTAAATGGTATGCCTTCAGTGGGTTGGGACCCTCAGCAATACCATTTACTTACATATTATTTACAGGGAAGTAATGACAGCTCAACATGGGTAACATTAGACATTGTGGATAACACAAATACCGGCACAATAAGTTACAGTTCTGATAGAACTTTTGTTCCGACCGCCGCATATAGGTATTATAGAGTAAATGTAACAAGAGGACTAAAATGTAATCCCAACATCGCTTCGATTTCTAATTTTCAATTGTTCTCAGTTGACCCAACAAGCCCATACCTATCAAGCTTAACGATGAACAGCGGTACACTTACACCTGCTTTTGATAAAACTACATTGTCTTATACTGCTACAGTTGATTATGGAGTGACCAGTATTATAGTAACTCCAACAGCAGAAACTCCGACTGCCTACGGACAAAATGCAGTTATCAAGGTAAACGGAGTTGTAACAAACAGTGGAACAGGGGCGTCTGTGAACCTTGCAGTCGGTGTCAATACCATAACTATTGATGTCACTTCAGCCGTTGGTTACTTAACCCAGAGATACACCCTGACTGTAACAAGGCTTAACAGTAACAAACTTACGAGTCTTTCTGTCCTCAACGGAACTACAGTACTTCCGATAGTACCAGCTTTTGTTAAAAATACTTACGGGTATACGGTAGAAGTTGATAATACAGTTCAAAGCGTAATGTTAAATGCGACATGTGAAAATCCTGCATCAACTCTGACAATAAACGGAGGAGCTGCTGTCAGCGGTCAGCCATACGGGCCGATTACATTACAGACAACAGGAGATACAACAGTAAATGTTATAGTTACTACAGCAACAATGGCCCCGCAGACGTATACGGTAACAATTAAGAGGAAAGAGGATTTAACTTTATTCAGTTTATCTATTAAAAATGGAAAAACATCGCTTATTTTACAGCCCAATTTTAGCTCGACACAATATCAATATTCAACAAGTGTCAGTGGAACTACAAGCTTATCCATAATTCCAACTGCTAGTAATACTAATGGTGTTAATATTACTGTTAACGGTAATCCAGTAGCAAGCGGTTCGTCATATACCGCGGCAAATTTGAAAATAGGAGCTAATACGATTAATATTGATGTTATATCTAAGAATACAGGAAATAAGAATACATATATATGTAATATAACAATATCTTAA
- a CDS encoding phage tail protein — protein MDCPILGMIKLFPFSYIPYGWAACNGSIINIQSNAALYSLLGTQFGGNGSTTFGLPDLRGAELDSNTVYCIAIQGIYPQRQ, from the coding sequence ATGGATTGTCCCATTTTAGGTATGATAAAGCTCTTTCCGTTTTCTTATATTCCTTACGGTTGGGCGGCTTGTAACGGTTCTATCATAAACATTCAGTCAAACGCCGCCTTATATTCCCTGCTGGGAACTCAATTCGGAGGAAATGGCAGTACTACCTTTGGGCTGCCTGATTTAAGAGGTGCAGAACTGGATTCAAATACTGTCTATTGTATTGCTATACAGGGGATTTACCCTCAAAGACAATAG
- a CDS encoding phage tail protein — protein sequence MDFPFIGQIQLFALGFAPVDWQLCNGAVFQIAGNEALYSLIGNKFGGTPGQNFAVPNLLKASAYQIKRPMAYYISMNGMYPQPS from the coding sequence ATGGATTTTCCTTTCATAGGTCAGATTCAGCTTTTTGCATTGGGATTCGCTCCAGTCGATTGGCAGTTGTGTAACGGGGCAGTATTTCAGATTGCAGGGAATGAGGCATTATATTCATTAATCGGAAATAAGTTTGGCGGTACACCTGGTCAGAACTTCGCAGTTCCAAATCTGTTAAAAGCAAGTGCATATCAGATAAAGCGCCCTATGGCTTATTATATTTCAATGAACGGCATGTATCCGCAACCCAGTTAA
- a CDS encoding Calx-beta domain-containing protein, with product MSKTVKRISMVICVLFFSVLLAYNTGYVYAEAPQDQNFDSVAAGSSSGAYRVGELNFTTDTGIINVRGWDALSYEFGYGRTINGFSGMAMSNDPDLNTSPTYFAFESAIERTFKLESLYALITDVGSSTKVDIKGYNGLFERVHVDGIDFTKPGTTEYGDVTYTNNVYNSTDGEYGGFLFFGDSWYDINRVVITDTDTNQPLYISLDSLDFSNLTDLSIVDAPDTTEGQNATFRVNLTKAYTHDITLDYSINPQSATADDFNTPALNGTITIPSNATYGEIVVPIKDDTDRELAEDFKVTISNPSVGGIVDGEATCTIKDNDSPPKVSLSIDKSSIGENGGSAKITATLSNKTYENVTVNLDFSGAVAGTDFNAPASISIPANSLSNSVNITSLDDDIYSDGDKNVTVDISSVDKGDKGTFIPPKLTITDDETEPKVNLSITPGSISENGIDVAMVKATLTNKSSKDVTVKLAFSGAVKDKDFTVLSDTITIPSKQTVGSVQIKGIPNNKFNNNKVLTTSISDADVTNGSTGDIKSVPLTITNIDPKPKVTIEPVEFNENDSATKKAAFIVSLSQASDEYITVDYTTSDGSAKSPKDYTSASGTLTIAKGETSGTIEIDVLNDTLDEYDENFSLTINNPVGAELGTSSSVKCTIKDDDAAPDIVISNAAVDEVDLGNNTKLIFDVKLSAESEKTVTVNYSTADGTATQGLDYTATNGTLIFSPGETGPQQIQVTVLGDDLLEPSETVSLNLTATNANKPDYTATGTIKDNDKATISINDASVTEGPAKNIVFKISLSKPSSQSVTVKFRTKDGSAVLGEDYVQQEGTVTFAKGDFGDKTVTIGVNDDEIYEGVEAFYVELYDLSDSTIEMGKATGTGTINDDESKPLISVENITVNEGNSGKTTASFEISLSTASANDIYVNYATLEGTAKDGNDFTAATGNLKIPAGKKSGMINVEVAGDTVYEDNETFSLMLSNPSAGAEINPLKGTAVCTINDNDSAPSVTFEQNKVKVAEGDSGITQMVFNVTLSAGCEKTVYVNFATEDGTATIADNDYTPLSGKLEFAPGQTSKSIIVNISGDKTGEPDESYFVTLKLDTGDIKAEGIIQDDDKAFIKMFKKKDGSEISNGNTVNFEDTKTGKESELEFTISNTGNSDLTEDGINKLISVAGSDFTIKKEVVSPIVGKSSTTFIIVFKPSSTGTKTAEITITGKDAANSPFKFKITGTGTKEGTSGGSTTTPETPLRETIDINVGDRSLKNISVDVHKENNTKTTTVNLDETEVQKTLSEIKKTEPEKEKKVIVPIINNSDRVIGELKASTLQAMAEMDAILEIRTENAVYTLPANNINIGEIVTKLGGKPELKDILVKVTITKASDDKLDRIKASAANKGFEVKGNPAEFEISFVNAGREVTVSSFNNYVARTVAIPDGIDPKKITTGVVYNADGLFSHVPTAVNIMGNRYYAKINSLTNSTYALIYNPLSFKDVEEHWSKDYVNDAGSRLIVSGTGNGNFTPDKAITRAEFAVMIVKALGLKGSQFANNFTDVGKDNPYYSFICTAYQYGIITGYTNGKFGPNDLITREQSMTMISKAMKIAGMDTSSTNADNLNNKFSDSGVISKWARNGAAICVNSGLFVGNKGKLSPKNNVTRAESATVLIKLLKNAHLI from the coding sequence ATGTCAAAGACAGTTAAAAGAATATCTATGGTAATTTGTGTTTTATTTTTTAGTGTTTTGCTTGCATATAATACGGGTTATGTCTATGCAGAAGCACCACAGGATCAGAATTTTGATTCAGTTGCGGCTGGGAGTAGTTCAGGAGCATATCGGGTAGGAGAACTGAATTTTACTACTGATACTGGTATTATTAACGTAAGAGGGTGGGATGCATTAAGTTATGAATTTGGCTATGGTCGTACGATAAATGGTTTTAGCGGTATGGCAATGAGTAATGATCCAGATTTAAATACAAGTCCTACATACTTCGCATTTGAATCAGCAATAGAAAGGACATTTAAGCTGGAGTCACTGTATGCATTAATAACTGATGTGGGATCCTCGACTAAGGTGGATATCAAGGGGTACAATGGTTTATTTGAACGTGTCCATGTAGACGGTATCGATTTTACTAAACCGGGTACCACCGAGTATGGTGATGTCACTTATACAAATAATGTGTACAATTCCACAGATGGTGAGTACGGCGGATTTCTTTTTTTCGGGGATAGTTGGTATGATATTAACAGAGTAGTAATTACTGATACAGATACTAATCAGCCCTTGTATATTTCTCTAGACAGCCTTGATTTCTCCAACCTTACAGACCTTTCAATAGTTGACGCACCTGATACTACTGAAGGACAGAACGCAACCTTCAGAGTAAATCTTACAAAGGCTTACACCCATGATATTACTCTTGATTATTCTATCAATCCACAATCTGCAACAGCAGATGATTTCAATACCCCAGCTTTAAATGGTACAATTACTATTCCTTCCAATGCAACCTATGGGGAAATAGTGGTACCAATAAAAGATGATACTGACCGCGAGTTGGCAGAAGACTTTAAAGTAACTATTTCAAATCCTAGTGTCGGAGGAATTGTAGATGGAGAGGCTACATGTACCATAAAGGACAATGACTCCCCTCCAAAAGTATCGTTAAGTATTGATAAGAGTAGTATAGGTGAGAATGGTGGTTCTGCAAAAATAACGGCTACTCTTTCAAATAAGACTTATGAAAATGTTACAGTCAATCTTGATTTTTCAGGTGCAGTAGCGGGAACTGATTTTAACGCTCCGGCTTCAATATCCATACCTGCAAATAGTTTATCCAATTCAGTTAACATAACTTCATTGGACGATGATATCTATTCAGATGGAGATAAAAACGTAACCGTTGACATAAGCAGTGTGGATAAAGGAGATAAAGGCACATTTATTCCGCCTAAGCTGACAATTACTGATGACGAAACCGAGCCAAAAGTAAATTTAAGCATAACACCGGGGTCAATATCAGAAAACGGAATTGATGTGGCAATGGTAAAAGCTACCCTTACAAATAAATCAAGTAAGGACGTAACTGTAAAATTGGCCTTCTCAGGTGCTGTGAAAGATAAGGATTTTACAGTTTTAAGTGATACTATAACAATACCAAGCAAACAGACAGTAGGATCAGTGCAAATTAAAGGAATTCCAAACAATAAATTCAATAATAACAAGGTCCTTACAACTAGCATTTCAGATGCTGATGTTACAAACGGAAGCACGGGGGATATTAAGTCGGTACCTTTAACAATAACCAACATTGACCCAAAACCCAAGGTAACGATAGAGCCTGTTGAGTTCAATGAAAACGATTCAGCTACCAAAAAGGCTGCTTTTATCGTTTCACTATCACAAGCTAGTGACGAATATATAACTGTAGATTATACAACATCAGATGGGTCTGCAAAGAGTCCTAAAGACTATACAAGTGCTTCAGGAACGTTAACCATAGCTAAAGGTGAAACAAGTGGCACAATCGAAATAGATGTATTAAATGATACATTAGATGAATATGATGAGAACTTTTCACTTACCATAAATAATCCTGTAGGTGCGGAGCTTGGAACTTCTTCTTCTGTGAAATGCACTATAAAGGACGATGATGCTGCACCTGACATAGTTATATCTAATGCAGCCGTAGATGAAGTTGATTTGGGTAATAACACCAAATTGATATTTGATGTAAAACTTTCAGCAGAAAGCGAAAAAACTGTAACGGTAAATTACTCAACTGCCGATGGAACCGCTACTCAAGGATTGGATTATACTGCTACTAACGGAACTCTGATCTTTAGTCCGGGTGAAACAGGTCCACAACAAATCCAAGTGACTGTTTTAGGGGACGATTTACTCGAACCAAGTGAGACAGTTTCACTGAATCTGACAGCTACTAATGCCAACAAGCCGGATTATACTGCTACGGGTACAATAAAGGATAACGATAAGGCGACTATATCTATAAATGATGCATCGGTAACTGAAGGCCCTGCCAAAAATATAGTATTCAAGATATCTCTCAGCAAGCCAAGTTCCCAAAGTGTAACAGTAAAGTTCAGAACAAAGGATGGCAGTGCAGTATTGGGAGAGGATTATGTACAACAAGAGGGTACTGTTACTTTTGCAAAAGGTGATTTTGGGGATAAGACAGTAACTATTGGGGTAAACGATGATGAAATATATGAGGGAGTCGAAGCCTTCTATGTTGAACTTTATGATTTATCAGATTCAACCATAGAAATGGGGAAGGCTACAGGAACAGGAACTATAAATGACGATGAATCGAAACCTTTAATATCTGTTGAGAATATTACTGTAAATGAAGGTAATTCAGGTAAGACCACTGCTTCTTTTGAAATATCTCTTTCAACAGCCAGTGCAAATGATATATATGTAAATTATGCTACATTAGAGGGAACTGCCAAGGATGGAAATGACTTTACAGCTGCAACAGGCAATCTCAAAATACCTGCCGGCAAAAAAAGTGGAATGATTAATGTGGAAGTGGCGGGGGACACTGTGTATGAGGATAATGAAACATTTTCATTGATGCTTTCGAATCCTTCAGCCGGAGCGGAAATAAATCCTTTAAAAGGAACAGCGGTATGCACAATAAACGACAATGATTCAGCACCTTCCGTAACATTTGAACAGAATAAGGTGAAAGTAGCCGAAGGAGATTCCGGAATTACACAGATGGTTTTCAATGTAACACTTTCAGCGGGATGTGAAAAAACAGTTTACGTCAACTTTGCAACTGAAGACGGAACAGCGACAATTGCAGATAACGATTACACTCCGCTGTCAGGCAAGCTGGAATTTGCTCCCGGTCAAACATCCAAGTCAATAATAGTTAATATTAGCGGAGACAAAACAGGAGAGCCTGACGAAAGTTACTTTGTTACTCTAAAACTCGATACAGGAGATATTAAGGCAGAGGGAATTATACAAGATGACGATAAAGCTTTTATTAAGATGTTTAAAAAGAAAGATGGTTCAGAAATTTCCAACGGTAACACCGTAAACTTCGAAGATACAAAAACAGGCAAGGAAAGCGAGCTGGAGTTTACAATATCAAATACCGGAAACAGTGACCTTACAGAGGATGGAATAAATAAGCTAATATCAGTAGCAGGTTCTGATTTTACTATTAAAAAGGAAGTTGTAAGTCCTATTGTCGGAAAATCCTCAACTACCTTCATCATAGTCTTTAAACCGTCATCTACAGGGACAAAAACAGCCGAAATAACTATAACTGGCAAGGATGCCGCAAATAGTCCATTCAAATTTAAAATAACAGGAACAGGCACAAAAGAAGGCACGTCAGGCGGAAGTACAACTACTCCAGAAACACCACTACGTGAAACAATAGATATAAATGTAGGAGACCGTTCCCTGAAAAATATCTCTGTGGATGTTCATAAGGAAAACAACACTAAAACCACTACAGTAAATCTGGATGAAACGGAAGTACAAAAAACCCTTAGCGAAATAAAAAAGACAGAACCTGAAAAAGAAAAAAAAGTAATAGTCCCCATTATTAACAACTCGGATAGAGTTATAGGGGAGTTAAAGGCCAGTACATTACAAGCCATGGCAGAAATGGACGCCATTCTTGAAATCAGGACGGAAAATGCAGTGTATACCTTACCTGCCAACAATATCAATATCGGTGAGATAGTGACAAAACTAGGCGGCAAACCTGAGCTTAAAGACATTTTGGTTAAAGTAACAATAACCAAAGCTTCTGATGATAAATTGGACAGAATAAAAGCTTCTGCCGCAAACAAGGGCTTTGAAGTTAAAGGGAATCCTGCGGAATTTGAAATATCATTTGTAAATGCAGGCAGGGAAGTTACAGTTTCTTCATTTAACAATTATGTTGCAAGAACTGTGGCAATACCAGACGGAATTGACCCTAAGAAAATAACAACAGGTGTCGTGTATAATGCTGACGGTTTATTCTCACATGTGCCTACAGCGGTTAATATTATGGGCAACAGGTATTATGCAAAGATCAACAGCCTTACTAACAGCACATATGCACTTATATATAATCCATTATCATTCAAAGACGTTGAAGAACATTGGTCAAAGGATTACGTAAATGATGCGGGTTCAAGACTTATAGTCAGCGGAACAGGAAATGGTAATTTCACTCCTGACAAAGCTATTACGAGGGCAGAATTTGCAGTAATGATAGTAAAGGCTCTGGGTTTGAAAGGTTCGCAGTTTGCAAATAATTTCACTGATGTTGGCAAGGATAATCCGTATTATTCATTTATCTGTACAGCATACCAATATGGAATTATTACAGGTTACACTAACGGCAAATTCGGGCCCAACGATTTGATTACAAGAGAACAGTCTATGACAATGATTTCAAAGGCTATGAAAATAGCAGGAATGGATACGTCCTCAACAAATGCCGATAACCTGAATAATAAGTTCTCAGATTCAGGTGTTATCTCAAAATGGGCAAGGAATGGAGCGGCTATCTGTGTCAACAGTGGATTGTTTGTTGGGAACAAAGGAAAGCTCAGTCCTAAGAATAATGTTACGAGAGCTGAAAGTGCTACAGTACTCATAAAGCTTCTTAAAAATGCACATTTAATTTAA
- a CDS encoding phage tail protein, which produces METMLGEIELFPFTFVPQGWLLCNGQTLSITQNQALYSLLGITYGGDGKTTFALPNLLGTEPVPNTKYFIAREGFYPERN; this is translated from the coding sequence ATGGAGACGATGTTAGGTGAAATTGAGCTTTTTCCATTTACCTTTGTACCCCAAGGATGGCTTTTGTGCAATGGTCAGACATTGAGCATCACACAAAATCAAGCACTGTATTCGTTACTGGGAATTACTTATGGCGGTGACGGTAAAACAACCTTTGCCCTACCTAATTTATTAGGCACAGAGCCCGTACCTAATACAAAGTATTTCATAGCGAGAGAAGGTTTTTATCCTGAACGGAATTAG
- a CDS encoding iron-containing alcohol dehydrogenase family protein, with translation MTYVHRIEIPSILEVSNNILGSVGAHIERAGISNVVVLFGEGIRDLFGEKILDSIKSRKSLAVLETYDYDDIKLENLMLKAFTIPSKTDAVVGVGGGKVLDAAKYIAFLNKLPFISIPTSTSNDGFSSSGCSLIINGRRTSVHASMPFGILVDLDVLKNAPMKFIYSGLGDIISKITAVYDWYFEERNNAAKVDDFAAMIAKKSVNSIVRMPYTQVTENFFLKEMVDSLTMSGIAMQIADSSAPASGSEHLISHALDKLLETPQLHGIQVGIATYLMSRVQEHRYQRVVKFLTDTGFINFVETLKMKADDFEKAIDMAHTIKPNRYTYLHVPENREKAKQLLRSDDVLKRILV, from the coding sequence ATGACATACGTACACAGAATTGAAATTCCTTCCATACTTGAAGTAAGCAACAATATATTGGGGAGCGTCGGGGCACATATTGAAAGGGCAGGAATTAGTAATGTTGTAGTACTTTTTGGAGAGGGAATACGTGACTTATTTGGTGAAAAGATTCTGGATTCCATAAAGTCAAGAAAATCTCTTGCAGTACTTGAAACTTACGACTATGATGACATAAAGCTTGAAAATCTTATGCTCAAGGCTTTTACTATTCCCTCCAAAACCGATGCAGTGGTCGGAGTAGGAGGAGGAAAGGTGCTTGATGCAGCCAAATATATAGCTTTTTTAAACAAGCTTCCTTTTATCAGTATACCTACATCAACCTCAAACGATGGTTTTTCCAGCTCAGGCTGCTCTTTGATTATAAATGGCAGGCGTACTTCCGTACATGCCTCGATGCCATTTGGAATATTAGTGGATTTAGATGTATTAAAAAATGCACCTATGAAATTTATTTATTCAGGTCTCGGAGACATAATATCCAAAATTACGGCTGTGTATGACTGGTATTTTGAAGAAAGGAACAATGCGGCAAAGGTTGACGATTTTGCTGCAATGATTGCTAAAAAGTCAGTAAACAGTATTGTAAGGATGCCCTACACACAGGTTACAGAAAACTTCTTTTTAAAGGAAATGGTAGACTCTCTGACAATGAGCGGAATTGCCATGCAGATAGCAGACAGCAGTGCTCCAGCCAGCGGTAGTGAGCATCTAATATCTCATGCTTTAGATAAGCTGCTGGAGACACCTCAGCTTCATGGAATTCAGGTTGGGATTGCAACCTATCTTATGAGCAGGGTTCAAGAACACAGATATCAGCGGGTAGTAAAATTTCTGACTGATACGGGTTTTATCAATTTTGTGGAAACCTTAAAAATGAAGGCAGATGACTTCGAAAAGGCAATTGACATGGCACACACTATTAAGCCTAACAGATACACTTATCTCCATGTGCCGGAAAACAGGGAAAAAGCAAAGCAGCTGCTGAGAAGCGACGACGTACTCAAGAGAATACTTGTATAA
- a CDS encoding DEAD/DEAH box helicase, whose product MKNLSFKDLTLSDEVQRAIVDMGFEEATPIQSQSIPYILEGNDLIGQAQTGTGKTCAFGIPAVEKIDPQIDSIQVLVLSPTRELAIQSCEELRNVLKYKDGIRILPVYGGQPIDRQIMALKKRPQIIIGTPGRVMDHMRRRTIKLESLKMIVLDEADEMLNMGFREDIDTILEKVPEDRQTILFSATMPKEILELTKKYQKNPVHIKIAHKELTVPSIEQYYLEVKESAKLEVLSRLIDTNDIKLSLVFCNTKKRVDELTASLQSRGFSAEALHGDMRQEHRDKVMNLFRKGNFDILIATDVAARGIDVDDVEAVFNYDLPNDDEYYVHRIGRTGRAGRTGKAFTFIYGREMYKLRDIQRYTKSTIIPMKPPSLNEVEEKKMSNILKALKENLKDESVSKFASHIERFIDTINNESEEHDDNFVSSLDIAGALLKMYGEQSGNLPSVVNEIDNAVEPGSSKDMVRLFINIGSDSKIQPKHIIESLVASTGLPGKLVGAIDIFDRYSFVEVPKEFAPEVLKSMKNYTIKGKRINIEKSNARKKSGRGSSFNRSTPFNRRSPKKSKA is encoded by the coding sequence ATGAAAAATTTAAGTTTTAAAGATTTAACTCTCTCGGATGAGGTACAACGTGCAATCGTGGATATGGGCTTTGAAGAGGCAACCCCTATTCAGTCCCAATCAATCCCATATATCCTGGAAGGCAACGATTTAATTGGTCAGGCTCAGACAGGAACAGGAAAAACCTGTGCATTCGGAATACCAGCAGTGGAAAAAATCGATCCACAAATTGATTCTATTCAGGTTTTGGTTCTTTCTCCAACTAGAGAGCTTGCCATACAGTCCTGCGAAGAATTGAGAAATGTTTTGAAATATAAGGACGGTATAAGAATATTGCCTGTATACGGCGGACAGCCCATTGACAGACAGATTATGGCTTTGAAGAAGCGTCCACAGATAATCATTGGAACCCCCGGTCGTGTTATGGACCATATGAGGCGCAGAACTATAAAGTTGGAATCACTTAAAATGATAGTACTTGATGAAGCAGATGAAATGTTGAATATGGGTTTCAGAGAAGATATTGACACAATATTGGAAAAAGTTCCCGAGGACAGACAAACCATATTGTTTTCTGCTACAATGCCAAAAGAGATTCTCGAACTGACAAAAAAGTATCAAAAGAACCCGGTTCATATAAAAATCGCCCACAAGGAGCTCACTGTCCCGAGTATAGAGCAGTATTACCTTGAAGTAAAGGAATCTGCAAAGCTGGAAGTTTTGTCAAGGTTGATAGATACCAACGATATTAAGCTTTCCCTTGTTTTTTGTAATACAAAGAAAAGAGTTGACGAACTGACAGCCAGTCTCCAATCAAGAGGTTTTTCGGCGGAAGCTCTTCACGGTGACATGCGTCAGGAACACCGTGACAAGGTTATGAATCTTTTCAGAAAGGGCAATTTTGATATACTCATTGCAACCGATGTCGCTGCAAGGGGTATTGACGTTGATGACGTTGAAGCAGTATTTAATTATGACCTTCCCAACGACGATGAGTATTATGTACACCGAATTGGTCGAACAGGAAGGGCGGGAAGAACAGGAAAAGCATTTACATTTATTTATGGCAGGGAAATGTACAAGCTCAGGGATATACAGCGATATACCAAATCGACTATTATTCCCATGAAGCCGCCTAGTCTCAATGAGGTTGAAGAAAAGAAGATGTCAAACATTTTGAAAGCCTTGAAAGAAAACCTCAAGGATGAAAGTGTATCCAAGTTTGCCAGCCATATTGAAAGATTTATTGACACAATCAATAACGAATCGGAAGAACATGACGATAATTTTGTAAGCTCTCTTGACATTGCAGGAGCATTGCTCAAAATGTACGGTGAACAAAGCGGAAACCTGCCTAGTGTTGTTAATGAAATTGACAATGCAGTAGAACCCGGCAGTAGTAAGGACATGGTCAGATTGTTCATCAATATAGGAAGTGATAGCAAAATACAGCCCAAACATATAATTGAAAGTCTTGTGGCATCAACAGGGCTTCCGGGCAAACTTGTCGGTGCAATCGACATTTTTGACAGATATTCATTCGTAGAGGTGCCAAAGGAGTTTGCTCCCGAAGTGCTAAAATCAATGAAGAACTACACAATTAAGGGAAAACGTATTAATATAGAAAAATCCAATGCTAGAAAGAAAAGCGGACGGGGATCGTCATTCAACCGCTCCACACCGTTTAACAGACGAAGTCCGAAAAAATCTAAAGCATAA